The Hypanus sabinus isolate sHypSab1 chromosome 5, sHypSab1.hap1, whole genome shotgun sequence genome has a segment encoding these proteins:
- the LOC132394828 gene encoding histone H3-like, with protein sequence MARTKQTARKSTGGKAPRKQLATKAARKSAPATGGVKKPHRYRPGTVALREIRRYQKSTELLIRKLPFQRLVREIAQDFKTDLRFQISAVVALQEASEAYVVGLFEDTNLCAIHAKRVTVMPKDVHLARRIRGERA encoded by the coding sequence ATGGCGAGGACTAAGCAGACAGCACGGAAATCCACGGGCGGCAAAGCTCCCCGCAAGCAGCTGGCCACCAAGGCAGCCCGCAAGAGCGCTCCGGCGACGGGCGGCGTGAAGAAGCCGCACCGGTACCGGCCGGGTACAGTGGCTCTGCGGGAGATCCGGCGCTACCAGAAATCGACTGAGCTGCTCATCCGTAAGCTGCCTTTTCAGCGCTTGGTCCGTGAAATCGCGCAGGACTTTAAGACTGACCTGCGCTTCCAGATATCTGCAGTGGTGGCATTGCAAGAAGCCAGTGAGGCTTACGTGGTAGGGCTGTTCGAGGACACCAACTTGTGCGCCATCCATGCCAAGCGGGTTACAGTAATGCCCAAGGACGTTCACCTGGCGCGGCGCATTCGCGGGGAGCGCGCCTGA
- the LOC132393832 gene encoding late histone H2A.2.2-like, with the protein MSGRGKTGGKGRTKSKSRSSRAGLQFPVGRIHRFLRRGNYAERIGAGAPVYLAAVLEYLTAEILELAGNAARDNKKTRIIPRHLQLAIRNDEELNKLLGGVTIAQGGVLPNIQAVLLPKKTGHPSKVYA; encoded by the coding sequence ATGTCAGGACGAGGTAAAACCGGAGGAAAAGGACGCACTAAGTCGAAATCCCGTTCTTCGCGGGCCGGTTTGCAGTTCCCAGTTGGTCGAATCCATCGATTTTTGCGAAGGGGTAATTATGCGGAGCGTATTGGTGCGGGTGCTCCTGTCTACTTAGCAGCAGTGTTGGAGTATTTAACGGCTGAGATCTTGGAACTAGCTGGCAACGCAGCTCGTGACAACAAAAAGACCAGGATCATTCCCCGCCATCTCCAACTCGCCATTCGCAATGATGAAGAACTGAACAAGCTGCTGGGTGGGGTTACTATTGCCCAGGGCGGTGTCCTGCCAAACATCCAAGCGGTACTGTTGCCCAAGAAAACTGGCCACCCTAGTAAAGTTTATGCTTAA